A DNA window from Theobroma cacao cultivar B97-61/B2 chromosome 5, Criollo_cocoa_genome_V2, whole genome shotgun sequence contains the following coding sequences:
- the LOC18599244 gene encoding uncharacterized protein LOC18599244 isoform X2 produces MSRGESGSAMALHKSKRNSVSFTAAKGRSTISAHKTKQEKKRGPMGSKTRCCTWAVGRSPKKSSLEKREKKKMKARVTEMEAFVSDMRTQVDSERRLLLEGEATVEEFKALVAQKREENKLHFMMILRAELLADHIQFNILP; encoded by the exons ATGTCAAGAGGAGAGTCTGGCTCTGCTATGGCGCTACACAAGAGTAAGAGGAACTCAGTATCATTTACAGCCGCAAAAGGGCGTTCAACAATATCAGCCCACAAGACCAAACAAGAG aagaaaagaggtcCGATGGGAAGCAAAACAAGGTGCTGCACCTGGGCTGTTGGCAGAAGCCCTAAGAAGTCCTCCCTTGAG AaaagggagaagaagaaaatgaaagccCGGGTGACGGAGATGGAAGCGTTTGTGTCAGACATGAGAACCCAAGTGGACTCCGAAAGACGTTTGCTGCTGGAAGGAGAAGCAACGGTGGAAGAGTTTAAAGCACTAGTTGCGCAAAAGAGGGAGGAAAATAAGCTGCACTTTATGATGATTCTACGGGCCGAGCTTCTTGCTGATCACATTCAGTTCAATATTCTCCCATAG
- the LOC18599244 gene encoding uncharacterized protein LOC18599244 isoform X1, producing the protein MSRGESGSAMALHKSKRNSVSFTAAKGRSTISAHKTKQEKKKRGPMGSKTRCCTWAVGRSPKKSSLEKREKKKMKARVTEMEAFVSDMRTQVDSERRLLLEGEATVEEFKALVAQKREENKLHFMMILRAELLADHIQFNILP; encoded by the exons ATGTCAAGAGGAGAGTCTGGCTCTGCTATGGCGCTACACAAGAGTAAGAGGAACTCAGTATCATTTACAGCCGCAAAAGGGCGTTCAACAATATCAGCCCACAAGACCAAACAAGAG aagaagaaaagaggtcCGATGGGAAGCAAAACAAGGTGCTGCACCTGGGCTGTTGGCAGAAGCCCTAAGAAGTCCTCCCTTGAG AaaagggagaagaagaaaatgaaagccCGGGTGACGGAGATGGAAGCGTTTGTGTCAGACATGAGAACCCAAGTGGACTCCGAAAGACGTTTGCTGCTGGAAGGAGAAGCAACGGTGGAAGAGTTTAAAGCACTAGTTGCGCAAAAGAGGGAGGAAAATAAGCTGCACTTTATGATGATTCTACGGGCCGAGCTTCTTGCTGATCACATTCAGTTCAATATTCTCCCATAG
- the LOC18599246 gene encoding acyl carrier protein 2, mitochondrial, whose translation MAAVRGALLKHLRVNATPLARNPNPTSHGLFALTFNAIRRRFCDEVKGSFLDKSEVTDRVISVVKNFQKVDPSKVNPNAHFQNDLGLDSLDTVEVVMALEEEFGFEIPDNEADKISTINLAVEFIASHPQAK comes from the exons ATGGCGGCAGTGAGAGGAGCTTTGCTAAAGCACTTGAGGGTGAACGCAACGCCCCTTGCCCGAAACCCTAACCCTACCAGTCACGGGCTCTTTGCTCTTACATTCAACGCCATACGCCGCCGTTTCTGCGATGAGGTCAAGGGCTCCTTCCTCGACAAATCTGAAGTCACCGATCGCGTCATCTCCGTTGTTAAAAACTTCCAGAAAGTTGATCCTTCCAAG GTTAACCCAAATGCGCATTTTCAaaatgatcttggattggaTAGTTTAGACACTGTGGAGGTTGTCATGGCccttgaagaagaatttgggTTCGAGATTCCTGATAATGAGGCAGACAAGATCAGCACAATCAATCTTGCTGTTGAGTTCATTGCTTCTCACCCTCAGGCAAAGTAG
- the LOC18599245 gene encoding calreticulin-3 isoform X1, giving the protein MARHAPNVALGLLLFSLLLRFSVSEIIFEERFEDGWQSRWVKSDWKRTEGKAGGFKHTAGKWSGDPDDKGIQTSGDAKHFAVSAKIPEFTNKNRTLVLQYSIRFEQDIECGGGYIKLLSAFVNQKKFGGDTPYSLMFGPDICGTQTKKLHVILSYQGQNYPLKKELECETDKLTHFYTFILRPDASYSVLIDNRERDSGSMYTDWDILPPRKIKDLKAKKPADWDDREYIEDPNAKKPEGYDSIPKEIPDPKAEEPDNWDEEEDGIWKRPKIPNPKYKGPWKPKKIKNPNYKGKWKIPYIDNPEFEDDPDLYVLKPIKYVGIEVWQVKAGSVFDNVLICDDPEYAKQVVDEVFANRELEKEAFEEAEKVRKAQEEEEARRAREEGERRRKERGYDRRYRDRERYRDRYRRHPRDYLDDYHDEL; this is encoded by the exons ATGGCACGCCATGCTCCAAATGTTGCGCTTGGCCTGCTTCTATTTTCGCTTTTACTTCGATTTTCTGTTTCAGAGATTATTTTTGAAGAGCGATTTGAAG ATGGATGGCAAAGCCGTTGGGTAAAATCAGATTGGAAAAGAACTGAAGGAAAAGCTGGAGGATTTAAGCACACAGCTGGAAAGTGGTCCGGTGATCCTGATGATAAAG GTATTCAGACGTCTGGTGATGCCAAACATTTTGCAGTATCAGCAAAGATACCTGAGTTTACAAATAAGAACAGGACATTGGTCCTCCAATACTCTATAAGATTTGAGCAGGACATTGAATGTGGTGGTGGTTACATAAAGCTTCTCTCTGCATTTGTCAATCAAAAGAAATTTGGAGGGGACACCCCATATAG CTTAATGTTTGGGCCAGATATATGTGGCACACAAACAAAGAAGCTCCATGTTATACTTTCTTACCAGGGCCAGAATTACCCTCTCAAGAAGGAATTGGAATGTGAAACAGACAAGTTAACTCATTTCTACACATTTATTCTTAGGCCCGATGCAAGTTATAGTGTCCTCATCGACAACCGTGAAAGGGATTCTGGAAGTATGTATACAGACTGGGATATTCTTCCTCCACGCAAAATCAAAGATCTCAAAGCTAAAAAG CCTGCTGACTGGGATGATAGAGAATATATTGAGGATCCTAATGCCAAGAAACCTGAG GGGTATGATTCAATTCCAAAAGAAATTCCTGATCCTAAAGCTGAAGAG CCTGATAATTGGGATGAAGAAGAGGATGGTATTTGGAAACGACCAAAGATACCAAATCCAAAATACAAAGGACCATGGAAACCAAAG AAAATCAAGAACCCAAATTATAAAGGGAAATGGAAGATTCCTTATATTGATAATCCAG AGTTTGAAGATGATCCTGATCTTTATGTGCTTAAGCCAATCAAATATGTGGGCATTGAAGTTTGGCAG GTCAAGGCTGGTTCAGTTTTTGACAACGTTTTGATCTGTGATGATCCTGAGTATGCGAAACAAGTGGTAGATGAAGTGTTTGCCAACCGAGAG TTAGAAAAAGAGGCGTTTGAAGAAGCAGAGAAAGTGAGAAAAGCACAAGAGGAAGAG GAAGCTCGAAGAGCGAGAGAGGAAGGTgagaggagaagaaaggaaaggggTTACGATAGACGATACCGGGATAGGGAGCGCTATAGGGACAGATACAGAAGG CATCCACGTGATTACTTGGATGATTATCAT GATGAGCTTTGA
- the LOC18599245 gene encoding calreticulin-3 isoform X2, translating to MARHAPNVALGLLLFSLLLRFSVSEIIFEERFEDGWQSRWVKSDWKRTEGKAGGFKHTAGKWSGDPDDKGIQTSGDAKHFAVSAKIPEFTNKNRTLVLQYSIRFEQDIECGGGYIKLLSAFVNQKKFGGDTPYSLMFGPDICGTQTKKLHVILSYQGQNYPLKKELECETDKLTHFYTFILRPDASYSVLIDNRERDSGSMYTDWDILPPRKIKDLKAKKPADWDDREYIEDPNAKKPEGYDSIPKEIPDPKAEEPDNWDEEEDGIWKRPKIPNPKYKGPWKPKKIKNPNYKGKWKIPYIDNPEFEDDPDLYVLKPIKYVGIEVWQVKAGSVFDNVLICDDPEYAKQVVDEVFANRELEKEAFEEAEKVRKAQEEEHPRDYLDDYHDEL from the exons ATGGCACGCCATGCTCCAAATGTTGCGCTTGGCCTGCTTCTATTTTCGCTTTTACTTCGATTTTCTGTTTCAGAGATTATTTTTGAAGAGCGATTTGAAG ATGGATGGCAAAGCCGTTGGGTAAAATCAGATTGGAAAAGAACTGAAGGAAAAGCTGGAGGATTTAAGCACACAGCTGGAAAGTGGTCCGGTGATCCTGATGATAAAG GTATTCAGACGTCTGGTGATGCCAAACATTTTGCAGTATCAGCAAAGATACCTGAGTTTACAAATAAGAACAGGACATTGGTCCTCCAATACTCTATAAGATTTGAGCAGGACATTGAATGTGGTGGTGGTTACATAAAGCTTCTCTCTGCATTTGTCAATCAAAAGAAATTTGGAGGGGACACCCCATATAG CTTAATGTTTGGGCCAGATATATGTGGCACACAAACAAAGAAGCTCCATGTTATACTTTCTTACCAGGGCCAGAATTACCCTCTCAAGAAGGAATTGGAATGTGAAACAGACAAGTTAACTCATTTCTACACATTTATTCTTAGGCCCGATGCAAGTTATAGTGTCCTCATCGACAACCGTGAAAGGGATTCTGGAAGTATGTATACAGACTGGGATATTCTTCCTCCACGCAAAATCAAAGATCTCAAAGCTAAAAAG CCTGCTGACTGGGATGATAGAGAATATATTGAGGATCCTAATGCCAAGAAACCTGAG GGGTATGATTCAATTCCAAAAGAAATTCCTGATCCTAAAGCTGAAGAG CCTGATAATTGGGATGAAGAAGAGGATGGTATTTGGAAACGACCAAAGATACCAAATCCAAAATACAAAGGACCATGGAAACCAAAG AAAATCAAGAACCCAAATTATAAAGGGAAATGGAAGATTCCTTATATTGATAATCCAG AGTTTGAAGATGATCCTGATCTTTATGTGCTTAAGCCAATCAAATATGTGGGCATTGAAGTTTGGCAG GTCAAGGCTGGTTCAGTTTTTGACAACGTTTTGATCTGTGATGATCCTGAGTATGCGAAACAAGTGGTAGATGAAGTGTTTGCCAACCGAGAG TTAGAAAAAGAGGCGTTTGAAGAAGCAGAGAAAGTGAGAAAAGCACAAGAGGAAGAG CATCCACGTGATTACTTGGATGATTATCAT GATGAGCTTTGA